GCCACCATCTCGTTTCCGGCGACGGCGCGGACGTAAGCGCGCCGGACATCGGCGGCGAGCCGCAGTGTCGCCAGCGCCGCGCGCAATTGCGCCTGACGAAAGCGCTCGCGCGCGATGTCGGATCGGAACGGCAGCGTGGCCAGCGCCAGGATGTCGCCGACGACCTGGCGCTCGATCTCGCTGGCGCCATCGCCCGAGATGCGCGAGACCGAGAACACCGGATTGGGTGGCAGACTCTGCTCGACCAGATCGGTCTCGGCCAGCGCCAGCTCGTTGTAGGCGGCTTGCAGCCCCTTGTTGTTGAGCAGCGCGACCTGCACGGCGGTCTATGCACTTAGCGTGCGCGACAGCAGCTGGTGCACGCGTGCGTCGACCGCGCTGGCCCCCTCGGCCGTTCGCACGAAGGCGACGTCCTTCCTGATGGTCTGGCTCGTCAGCTCGGAGACCGCTGTCATGCCGCTGTCGGGCGAGAACGCAGCGCAGCCGGAGAGGCCGAGCGCGCCGAGAACGAGCAGGCTCCGTGCGTAATACCGTGCCATGGCGCGCTCCTATTGGTCCTGCTTCGGCTGCGGAGTGACAGCGTCGTTGCGCTCGCGCCATGGCGCCGGCGCTGCAGGCCGCAGGCTCGTGTAGGGCGCGACTGTCGAGCGATAGGCGACGCGCGCTGCCTTTGCCGCGGGATCGGCCGGATCCGCGCCGGCCCCGGACGTTGTGGCCGGCATGCAGCCGGACAACGCCAGTACGGCTGCGGTCAGCAGCAGCCAATTGAATCGAAAGTGATCTCCACGCGCCGCAGACGCGGCGGCGGACTTCGCCCCGAGAAGCATAAGCATGATTTATCCCTGATCTGTCTGAAGACCACAGGTTCGCACGCGCGGACTGCGCGCCTGGCCTGACGTCGTGGACTCAGATCAGATGATGGGAGGGCGGTAGAGCAAGGGCGGCGCCGCGCTGTGCAGGCTGGCCACGATCTCGGGCGCACAGCTGGAAACCGGCTGAACCGGCTTTGCGAAGCTCGGCAGATCGACCGGTAACGCGCTGACGCACATCATGGCGCAGCACGGGCCGACCTTGCCCTTGCCGTCATGATGATGCGGGGCAGGCGTGTCCTGCGCGGCGGCCTGGTGATGCGCATGCATCCCCGAATGGTCATGCGTCACGCCGCCATGCGTGTGGCTGGCCGACATCTGATGATGCAAAGGCACGACGTCGGCGAGCAGGGCTTCGTCGCCAAGGCATGGCGCTGGACCACTGCCCCAGGCGAGGCCTGCCGCCGGCGCGAGCACACAGAACAGATAGGCTAGCGCAATGAAGCGCCCCACCTTGATCCGCATCGATCGCGTCAATTGCAACAACATTCCGCCGTCACGCTCCTCGCGCGGCATTGTTGCACACGCAGATTGCAAACTAACGGCAAAGCGCGATTTCGCCAAGCTCTTCTTACCGCAGTGCACCGCGCATGCCCAATATCGCGGCACGATGCTTGACCGCAAGGCGATCAGCGAACATGTTCCGCGCCGTGCACGCACCAAATCATCCAGGACAAAAACCGGCTTCATTCAGCCCAGACTCCCGTCAGGCCTGGGTGCGGCTTTTGCTCGCACTGCTGATCGGCTCGATCGGCGGCGTCGGCATGTGGGCGGTCGTCGTGGTGATTCCCGTCGTGCAGGCCGAATTCGCCGCCACGCGCGGTGCGGTGTCGCTGGCCTTCACACTGATGATGTTCGGATTCGGGCTCGGCGGCGTGATCGCCGGCAAGATCACCGACAAGTTCGGCATCGTGCCCGCCATGGCGATCAGCATCGCCTTCCTCGGCGTTGCCAATACGCTGGCGGGGCTCTCGACTCAGCTCTGGCAGTTCGTCGCCGCCTATTTCCTGATCGGGCTCGGCACGTCAGCGACCTTCGCGCCGCTGATGGCAGAGGCCTCGCACTGGTTCGAGCGCTATCGCGGACTGGCCGTGACCATCGTCGCGAGCGGCAATTATGTTGCCGGCACGATGTGGCCGCCGCTCATCAGCACGGGCACGGAGAGGATCGGCTGGCGCACCACCCATATCGGCATTGCCGTCGTCTGCGTGGTGTTGATGTCGATCCTGGTCCTGGTCCTGCGCGCGCAGATGGGCGACGACAAGGTCCGCAATCACGCCAATGCGGCGCCGCCGCGGGTCGATCTCAGGCTCTCGACCAACACGCTGACGGTGCTGCTCTCGATCGCCAGCATTTCCTGCTGCGTCGCCATGGCGATGCCGCAGGTGCATATCGTCGCCTATTGCGGCGATCTCGGTTATGGCGTGGCGCGCGGCGCCGAGATGCTGTCGCTGATGATGGCCTGCGGCATCGTCAGCCGCATCGGCTCGGGCTATCTTGCGGACAAGATCGGCGGCATTCCGACTCTGCTGATCGGGGCATTGGCGCAGGGCTTTGCGCTGGTGTTCTACCTTTTCTTCGACAGCCTCACTTCGCTCTATCTGATCTCCGCGATGTTCGGCCTGTTCCAGGGCGGCATCGTGCCGAGCTATGCCATCATCGTGCGCGAGGCGATGCCAGCCAGCGAAGCCGCGACCCGCGTCGGCATCGTGATCTTCGCGTCCGTGTTCGGCATGTCCTTCGGCGGTTGGGTCTCCGGCATCATCTTCGATGCCACCGGCTCCTATGCGGCTGCGTTCGCCAATGGCGTGGCGTGGAATGCCCTCAATATCGGCATCGTCTTGACGCTGCTGATCCGCTCGCGGATGAATTCGGTCAAGGCGGGACCGAATTTCGCAACCTAGACCGCCTGTCCTGCCTTCAGCAGCGAGCAGCCGGTGATCTTGTAGCTGCCATCCGACTGCTGCTCGAGCGTGTAGAGCGCTTCCCAGGCTTCGCCATTGGCATCGATGATGTGAACGCGCTGGGCGACCGAGCTGCCTTCGATCTTGCTCTCGCCGAACTCAAAACTCCTGTGACGATAGACCGGCGCGTAGCCGTTCTGCACCATGGCCATGAAGATGTCGGGCGCGGGGAATATCTGCTTGATCGCGGGTGCTGCGTAGGAATAGGCGGCCGTGGCATCGTCATGGACGAAGGCCTGCTCCTGGGCCCGGATCACGCCTTGCGCTGTCGCGACATCGTCGGCGCGTGTGGGGATGGAGCTGCAAGCAATACTGAGAACGACCAGCAAGGCGGCAATGCGCATGGCAGGCTCCGCGTTGAAATCCCGGCGATGCTAATCCTAGCATGACCTTGGCAAATACGGACGCGCTATCGCTTCGGTTTCGGCGCCGGCTTCGCGCGCTTGGCGGTGCGTGACTTGGCCGTATGTGACTTGGCGGTGCGTGATTTGGCCTTCGCGCCGGGCTGCGCGCGCAAGCCGTCGACGAATACGTCGAGCATCCGCAGCACCGAGGACTGCCAGCCGGGCTGGTCGTGCATGTAGCACATGCCGACGAGGGCTCTGAGCAGGTCGTGCGGGCTGACGTCGCCGCGCATCTCGCCTGCCGCGACCGCGCGGTCGAGCAGCGAGCCGATCGCCTTGGTCAGACGGTCCATCGAGAAGGCAGCGAGGTCCGACGAGCTCTGGAACGTCAGCGCCAATGCGGCCGACATGCCCTTTTTCGTCGCAACGAATTCGACATTCGAACGCAGCCAGCGCCTGAGCGCATCGACCGGGTCCTTGGCGTTCTTCAATTGCTCGGCGAACTCGCTGAGCTGCTCGACCTCGCGCCGATACACCGCTTCAAACAGCTCCTCGCGCGTCGGAAAATGCCGGTAGAGCGTGCCGATGCCGACGCCCGCGCGTTTGGCCACGGCCTCCAGGCTGGCCTCCGGGCCGCCGGCATTGAACACGACCTTGGCTGCCTCGAGCACGCGCTCGCGATTGCGCACGGCATCGGCGCGGGGCTTCCGGGGCTGGTCGGTGTGGTCGTCCATGCCGGCAATGTAGATCACGAATTGGTTAGATTGAACCCTTGGCTCGCCGCATCGCGTTGTCTGCGCACGGGCTTTTGACGAATTCCAAATATTTCTTTGCGGCCCTTGTTAAGCGGAGGATGCCTCCGTATCTTCGCTGGTGTCGGCCCGGACCCGCGTCCGGGCGGCGCGATATCGACGGCGGCCACGGCGGTGGCGCGCCGCTCGGAGACTCATGTCCATATCTGATCGGAGCCTTGTATGAACCACTCCATCAGCCTCACCGTGAACGGTGCGCGGCGCGATTTCGTCCTCGACGATCCGCGCGTCACGCTGCTCGATCTCCTGCGTGAGCGCCTCCATCTCACCGGAACCAAGAAGGGATGCGACCGCGGCCAGTGCGGAGCATGCACGATTCTCGTCGACGGCAAGCGCATCAACTCCTGCCTCGCGCTCGCCATCAGCCATGA
This portion of the Bradyrhizobium diazoefficiens genome encodes:
- a CDS encoding TetR/AcrR family transcriptional regulator translates to MDDHTDQPRKPRADAVRNRERVLEAAKVVFNAGGPEASLEAVAKRAGVGIGTLYRHFPTREELFEAVYRREVEQLSEFAEQLKNAKDPVDALRRWLRSNVEFVATKKGMSAALALTFQSSSDLAAFSMDRLTKAIGSLLDRAVAAGEMRGDVSPHDLLRALVGMCYMHDQPGWQSSVLRMLDVFVDGLRAQPGAKAKSRTAKSHTAKSRTAKRAKPAPKPKR
- a CDS encoding DUF4864 domain-containing protein codes for the protein MRIAALLVVLSIACSSIPTRADDVATAQGVIRAQEQAFVHDDATAAYSYAAPAIKQIFPAPDIFMAMVQNGYAPVYRHRSFEFGESKIEGSSVAQRVHIIDANGEAWEALYTLEQQSDGSYKITGCSLLKAGQAV
- a CDS encoding MFS transporter gives rise to the protein MFRAVHAPNHPGQKPASFSPDSRQAWVRLLLALLIGSIGGVGMWAVVVVIPVVQAEFAATRGAVSLAFTLMMFGFGLGGVIAGKITDKFGIVPAMAISIAFLGVANTLAGLSTQLWQFVAAYFLIGLGTSATFAPLMAEASHWFERYRGLAVTIVASGNYVAGTMWPPLISTGTERIGWRTTHIGIAVVCVVLMSILVLVLRAQMGDDKVRNHANAAPPRVDLRLSTNTLTVLLSIASISCCVAMAMPQVHIVAYCGDLGYGVARGAEMLSLMMACGIVSRIGSGYLADKIGGIPTLLIGALAQGFALVFYLFFDSLTSLYLISAMFGLFQGGIVPSYAIIVREAMPASEAATRVGIVIFASVFGMSFGGWVSGIIFDATGSYAAAFANGVAWNALNIGIVLTLLIRSRMNSVKAGPNFAT